Proteins from a single region of Trichoplusia ni isolate ovarian cell line Hi5 chromosome 3, tn1, whole genome shotgun sequence:
- the LOC113508918 gene encoding zinc finger protein 525-like yields MAEANQTNPVFIDVASGSNQYPINVVSEANNEVQEIKVDKDVDSTSDPYLNIQSRRIRCPECSRFSAETEEKMLRHIRKIHRGENPFQCCMCEYSTYNKILFEEHVRIHQGIKPYKCSHCPYRSVSKKNTKKHEQIHRSDNPHKCEHCGFIARHLRALNHHLLTHGQKNAYKCLKCKESFASQSLLETHRNIKKRCPECSELLCYKLYKSHRQEVHGVAIKKKKTAPKETKFVCAICKWEGIHKPRILLHLIHHPNQEVDETVVDTQILRKLGIMGQTEAET; encoded by the exons atGGCGGAAGCGAATCAAACAAATCCAGTGTTTATAGACGTAGCGTCAGGATCCAACCAGTACCCAATCAATGTAGTGTCTGAAGCTAATAATGAAGTACAAGAAATTAAAGTTGATAAGGATgt CGACTCGACATCTGACCCATATTTAAACATCCAATCTCGACGTATTCGATGTCCGGAATGCTCTCGCTTCTCAGCCGAGACGGAAGAGAAGATGTTACGTCACATCCGCAAGATACATAGAGGGGAGAACCCGTTTCAGTGTTGCATGTGCGAATATTCGACTTATAACAAGATATTGTTTGAAGAACACGTTAGGATTCATCAAG GTATAAAACCCTACAAATGTTCACACTGCCCCTACAGGAGTGTGTCCAAGAAGAATACTAAAAAACATGAACAAATACACCGATCTGACAACCCTCACAAGTGTGAACACTGCGGGTTCATAGCACGCCATCTGAGGGCCTTGAATCATCACCTACTCACGCACGGACAGAAGAATGCCTATAAATGTCTGAAATGTAAGGAGTCATTTGCTTCACAAAGTCTGTTGGAGACGCataggaatattaaaaaaag ATGTCCAGAATGCTCAGAACTGTTATGCTACAAACTGTACAAATCCCATAGACAAGAAGTACACGGTGTTGccataaagaaaaagaagactGCCCCAAAAGAAACGAAGTTTGTCTGTGCTATATGCAAATGGGAGGGTATACACAAACCGAGGATATTGTTGCATCTTATACATCATCCCAATCAAGAAGTCGACGAGACCGTTGTAGACACACAAATATTGAGAAAACTAGGTATTATGGGCCAAACTGAAgctgaaacttaa